A single uncultured Acetobacterium sp. DNA region contains:
- the guaA gene encoding glutamine-hydrolyzing GMP synthase, with amino-acid sequence MIKKHYQDEIILIVDFGAQYNQLIARRVREARVYSEVVPYDITPDEIRKKNPKGIIFTGGPSSVHEEGAPQCDPEIYNMGIPILGICYGAQLMAEQLKGVTDSADIREYGKKALNFEKDSVLFKGIPDGTTCWMSHTNYIQTIPEGFCITATTDSCPTGAMECHERKLYAVQFHPEVEHTQYGKEVLNNFVYDVCGCEGLWTMQNFAQEQIEAIKEQVGDRRVLCALSGGVDSSVAATLVHQAIGDKLTCIFVDHGLLRKDEGDQVEAIFKNRFNMNFIRVNCEERFLGKLAGVSDPEQKRKIIGTEFIRVFEEESSKLNDIDFLLQGTIYPDVIESGTKNAAVIKSHHNVGGLPDDVNFELIEPLRNLFKDEVRAVGEEIGLDHDLVWRQPFPGPGLAIRVMGDVTKEKLDILKEADFVFRDEIAKAGLDEEIWQYFAVLPGNRSVGVMGDERTYDYTIGLRAVTSVDGMTSDWARIPYDVLESISTRIVNEVKHVSRIVYDITSKPPSTIEWE; translated from the coding sequence ATGATAAAAAAGCATTATCAAGATGAGATCATTCTCATTGTGGATTTTGGAGCACAATACAATCAGCTGATCGCCCGACGGGTGCGTGAGGCCAGAGTGTATTCTGAAGTTGTTCCTTATGATATCACCCCCGATGAGATTCGGAAGAAAAATCCCAAAGGGATTATCTTTACCGGTGGCCCTTCCAGTGTTCATGAAGAGGGAGCACCGCAATGTGATCCGGAAATTTACAACATGGGCATTCCGATTTTAGGAATCTGCTATGGCGCTCAGCTGATGGCCGAGCAGCTAAAAGGTGTTACCGATTCGGCGGATATTCGTGAGTATGGTAAAAAAGCATTGAACTTTGAAAAAGACTCCGTGCTTTTCAAAGGCATCCCCGATGGTACCACCTGTTGGATGAGTCACACCAACTATATCCAGACAATTCCCGAAGGATTCTGTATCACCGCTACCACCGACTCATGTCCCACCGGTGCCATGGAATGTCACGAGCGCAAACTTTATGCGGTTCAATTCCATCCCGAAGTGGAACATACCCAATACGGCAAAGAAGTCTTAAATAACTTTGTCTATGATGTTTGTGGCTGTGAAGGTTTATGGACCATGCAGAACTTTGCCCAGGAACAGATTGAAGCTATCAAGGAACAAGTCGGCGATCGCCGGGTGCTATGCGCCCTCAGCGGCGGCGTGGATTCGTCGGTAGCGGCAACTCTGGTTCACCAGGCCATCGGCGACAAACTGACCTGTATTTTTGTCGATCACGGTCTGTTGCGAAAAGATGAAGGCGATCAGGTTGAAGCGATCTTTAAAAACCGCTTTAACATGAACTTTATCCGGGTGAACTGTGAAGAACGTTTCCTTGGTAAATTAGCAGGCGTCAGCGATCCGGAACAAAAACGTAAAATCATCGGAACCGAATTTATTCGGGTCTTTGAAGAAGAATCCAGTAAACTTAACGACATCGACTTCCTGCTTCAGGGAACCATCTATCCCGATGTCATCGAAAGCGGTACCAAAAATGCGGCGGTCATCAAAAGCCATCACAATGTTGGCGGACTGCCGGATGATGTGAATTTTGAACTGATTGAACCGCTGCGAAACCTGTTTAAAGACGAGGTTCGGGCAGTCGGTGAAGAAATTGGACTGGATCACGATCTGGTCTGGCGTCAACCTTTCCCAGGGCCAGGCTTGGCCATTCGGGTTATGGGCGATGTTACCAAAGAAAAACTGGACATCTTAAAAGAAGCCGATTTTGTCTTTAGAGACGAGATTGCCAAGGCTGGCCTGGATGAAGAAATCTGGCAATACTTTGCCGTGCTGCCAGGAAATCGAAGCGTTGGCGTTATGGGTGATGAACGAACTTATGACTATACCATCGGCCTTCGAGCCGTTACCTCGGTTGACGGCATGACCTCGGACTGGGCACGCATCCCGTATGATGTGCTGGAAAGTATCTCCACCCGTATTGTTAACGAAGTGAAGCATGTCAGTCGGATTGTCTATGATATTACCAGCAAGCCACCTTCTACGATCGAGTGGGAATAA
- a CDS encoding VOC family protein → MKAYDNFFLPVDDLEEAKNYFSNVLGLKLKFDFSDKGMAAFNVGDEEPAIILKEKSKFPDVKPTIWFVVDNVNDEYERLRNNGVNFLSEPFQIGTGNAVEFEDLFGNRLGMADYC, encoded by the coding sequence ATGAAAGCTTACGATAATTTTTTTCTTCCTGTTGATGATTTGGAAGAAGCAAAAAACTATTTTTCTAATGTCTTAGGTTTGAAATTAAAGTTTGATTTTTCAGACAAGGGCATGGCGGCATTTAATGTTGGCGATGAAGAACCGGCGATTATCCTAAAGGAAAAAAGTAAATTCCCGGATGTTAAACCGACCATCTGGTTTGTTGTAGATAACGTCAATGATGAGTATGAACGGCTTCGGAATAATGGGGTAAACTTTTTAAGCGAGCCGTTTCAAATTGGCACGGGCAATGCGGTTGAATTTGAAGATTTATTCGGCAATCGATTAGGAATGGCTGATTATTGTTAA
- a CDS encoding malic enzyme-like NAD(P)-binding protein produces the protein MGIQEEALKLHEEWKGKLSIDSKVPVKTKYDLSVAYTPGVAEPCRMIHKNKEDVYKYTGKGNMVAVVTDGSAVLGLGDIGPEAALPVMEGKAVLFKEFGGVDAFPICIPSKDVEVIINTVKMIEPVFGGINLEDISSPRCAEIERRLKKELDIPVFHDDQHGTAVVVTAALMNALKVVGKKWNQVTVAMSGAGAAGSAIIKMLLNVGVKDIIACSSKGILSKDEKYSNWVHQEIAEMTNKQHKKGTLADAINGADIFIGVSAPGIVTAEMIRTMAENAIVLPMANPDPEIDPQLAIQAGAKVVGTGRSDYPNQINNVLAFPGIFRGALDARASDINEAMKVAAAKAIADLIEDDEVTADYIIVPAFDPRVGKAVAEAVYQAAVDSGVARLN, from the coding sequence ATGGGAATTCAAGAAGAAGCATTAAAGTTGCATGAAGAATGGAAGGGTAAATTGAGCATTGACAGCAAGGTTCCGGTAAAAACCAAATACGATCTGTCAGTGGCTTATACGCCTGGTGTGGCGGAGCCCTGCCGAATGATCCATAAAAACAAAGAAGATGTCTATAAGTACACTGGTAAAGGCAACATGGTGGCAGTGGTCACCGACGGCTCGGCCGTGTTGGGATTAGGCGATATTGGCCCAGAAGCTGCTCTTCCGGTAATGGAAGGGAAGGCCGTTTTGTTCAAGGAATTCGGCGGCGTTGACGCATTTCCCATCTGTATACCATCTAAAGATGTAGAAGTCATCATCAATACGGTAAAAATGATTGAACCGGTTTTCGGTGGGATTAACCTGGAAGACATTTCTTCGCCAAGATGTGCGGAGATTGAAAGACGATTAAAAAAGGAACTGGATATCCCGGTTTTTCATGATGATCAACATGGCACGGCAGTGGTGGTGACAGCTGCTCTGATGAATGCTCTAAAGGTGGTTGGTAAAAAATGGAACCAGGTGACGGTTGCCATGAGCGGTGCCGGAGCTGCCGGGTCGGCCATCATTAAGATGTTGCTAAATGTGGGCGTCAAAGATATTATTGCCTGCAGTAGCAAGGGTATTCTCTCAAAAGACGAAAAATACAGTAATTGGGTTCACCAGGAAATCGCCGAGATGACCAATAAACAGCACAAAAAAGGAACCCTTGCCGATGCCATAAACGGTGCCGACATTTTTATTGGGGTTTCGGCACCGGGTATTGTCACAGCGGAAATGATCCGGACAATGGCCGAAAACGCGATTGTCTTGCCGATGGCCAATCCTGATCCGGAAATCGACCCCCAACTGGCAATCCAAGCTGGCGCAAAGGTAGTAGGAACTGGACGGTCAGACTATCCCAACCAGATCAATAATGTTTTGGCGTTCCCGGGGATTTTTAGAGGCGCTTTGGATGCCCGAGCCAGTGATATCAATGAAGCGATGAAGGTCGCTGCGGCAAAAGCAATCGCGGACTTAATTGAGGATGATGAGGTCACAGCCGATTATATTATTGTGCCGGCCTTTGATCCCCGGGTTGGTAAAGCGGTGGCAGAAGCAGTTTATCAGGCGGCTGTGGATTCCGGGGTGGCCAGACTGAACTAA
- a CDS encoding SPFH domain-containing protein — MSIFALIIPVVVVLLIISLLMMSYVKAPPDTAYVISGIKRRVIIGKAGIKIPFLERVDKLDLKMMSVDVKTGESVPTNNFIDVMVDGAVKIKIGSSPEAILLASENFLNQSTDAIIPQVKDVLEGNVREIIGSLDLKDMLTDRKSFSEKVQENAVPDLKRMGLEIISFNIQSIRDQAGVIEDLGTENKSQIKKGAAIARANAEKEVAIAESEAAKIANDARIKADLEIAQKNTDLDIRKAELKRQSDLTKAQADAAYQIEQEEQRKTIETKTQEANIIKQVKEIELAAKEVEVREQRLKAEINKTADAERYQRNQKAEADLFEKQKEAEAKLFIAAKDAEANRLAAEADRYAKEQEAAAIEARGFAEAAAIKAKGLAEAAGIDAKAEAMKKYSDAAIMEMYFDALPEVARNVAAPLNNVDRITMYGDGNSAKMVKDIVNTMSQVTEGISESTGINLQSLISGFLGGKIATPAEAPTITVGTPLTAANSEPHNQDLITEFTTPFQPAPSESSTEDPKEV; from the coding sequence ATGTCAATTTTTGCACTGATTATCCCAGTTGTTGTTGTCTTGCTCATTATCTCACTCTTAATGATGAGCTACGTCAAAGCTCCCCCCGACACGGCCTATGTCATATCTGGTATTAAACGGCGTGTCATCATCGGAAAAGCGGGAATCAAAATTCCTTTTCTTGAACGCGTTGATAAACTGGACCTTAAAATGATGTCTGTTGATGTCAAAACCGGTGAATCGGTACCAACCAATAACTTCATCGATGTAATGGTGGATGGCGCGGTAAAGATCAAGATCGGTTCATCACCGGAGGCAATTTTACTGGCTTCCGAGAATTTTTTGAACCAATCAACTGACGCCATCATTCCCCAGGTTAAAGACGTCCTTGAGGGAAATGTCCGTGAAATCATCGGCTCACTTGACCTAAAAGATATGTTAACCGACCGAAAATCCTTTTCTGAAAAGGTACAGGAAAACGCTGTTCCGGATCTCAAACGAATGGGTCTAGAAATAATCTCCTTTAACATTCAATCGATCCGCGATCAGGCTGGCGTGATTGAGGATCTCGGTACCGAAAACAAATCACAGATCAAAAAAGGCGCTGCGATTGCTCGTGCCAACGCCGAAAAAGAAGTTGCGATTGCCGAATCCGAAGCCGCTAAAATTGCCAACGATGCCAGAATTAAAGCAGACCTGGAAATTGCCCAGAAAAATACCGATCTGGATATCCGCAAAGCCGAACTGAAACGACAGTCTGATCTGACTAAGGCCCAGGCTGACGCCGCTTACCAAATTGAGCAGGAAGAACAGCGAAAGACGATTGAGACAAAGACCCAGGAAGCTAACATTATTAAACAAGTAAAAGAAATTGAGTTAGCCGCTAAAGAAGTTGAAGTTCGCGAGCAACGATTAAAAGCCGAGATCAACAAAACTGCCGATGCTGAACGGTACCAACGCAACCAAAAGGCTGAAGCCGATTTGTTTGAAAAGCAAAAAGAAGCTGAAGCGAAACTGTTTATTGCTGCCAAAGATGCTGAAGCCAATCGATTGGCCGCTGAAGCTGATCGCTATGCCAAAGAACAAGAAGCCGCCGCCATTGAAGCCAGAGGTTTTGCTGAAGCTGCCGCCATCAAAGCCAAAGGTCTGGCCGAAGCTGCCGGAATTGATGCCAAAGCTGAAGCAATGAAGAAATACAGCGATGCCGCCATTATGGAAATGTACTTCGACGCCCTTCCCGAAGTTGCCCGTAATGTTGCTGCGCCACTTAACAACGTCGATCGCATCACCATGTATGGTGATGGCAATTCCGCCAAAATGGTCAAAGACATCGTCAATACCATGTCCCAAGTGACCGAAGGAATCTCCGAAAGCACTGGCATTAATTTGCAGTCGTTGATTTCGGGATTTTTAGGCGGTAAAATTGCAACACCAGCTGAGGCCCCCACTATAACAGTCGGTACACCACTCACTGCCGCAAATAGCGAACCGCATAACCAGGATTTGATAACCGAGTTTACCACTCCGTTTCAACCGGCCCCTTCTGAAAGCAGCACCGAAGATCCCAAAGAAGTCTAA
- a CDS encoding ABC transporter ATP-binding protein — translation MNGIQINNVTKTFGGTIALNQVTLNFEPHKIYGLLGRNGAGKSTLLNIITNRLFADDGEVTIDGLTSIENDPAQNKVYLMSEKNLYSSSMTCLEAFKWSQVFYPNFDMDYALDVAKQFGLDPKKKIRSLSTGYASIFKIVIALSVNTPYVLFDEPVLGLDANHREMFYKLLIEKYSDTNFTAIISTHLIEEISSLLENVMIIKNGEILVNESCETLLSKGYSVAGTAKQVDDFIQDKEVIGIDTLGGLKTATIIGDLDKTKLPASLEITSLDLQKLFIKLTNEE, via the coding sequence ATGAACGGAATACAAATCAACAATGTGACAAAAACATTTGGGGGGACAATCGCCTTAAATCAGGTAACCCTGAATTTTGAACCCCATAAAATATATGGATTACTGGGTCGAAACGGCGCTGGAAAATCCACCCTTTTGAATATTATCACCAACCGTCTCTTTGCCGATGATGGCGAAGTTACCATCGATGGTTTGACCAGCATTGAAAATGATCCTGCTCAAAATAAGGTCTATCTGATGTCAGAAAAAAATCTATATTCCAGCAGCATGACGTGTCTGGAAGCATTTAAATGGAGTCAGGTGTTTTATCCGAATTTTGATATGGACTATGCGCTCGACGTCGCCAAGCAGTTCGGTTTGGACCCAAAGAAAAAAATCCGATCGCTATCGACCGGATACGCATCGATTTTTAAAATTGTCATTGCTTTATCCGTTAATACACCCTATGTGTTGTTTGACGAACCAGTGTTGGGGCTTGATGCTAATCATCGGGAAATGTTCTACAAGCTGTTAATTGAAAAATACAGCGACACCAACTTTACCGCCATCATATCGACCCACTTGATCGAAGAAATCTCTAGCTTGCTGGAAAATGTGATGATCATTAAAAATGGCGAAATTCTTGTCAACGAGTCCTGTGAAACCCTGCTGAGCAAAGGATATTCGGTAGCTGGCACCGCCAAACAAGTGGATGATTTTATCCAGGATAAAGAAGTGATTGGCATTGATACCCTGGGCGGATTAAAAACTGCCACCATCATCGGCGATTTGGATAAAACCAAGCTACCCGCAAGTCTCGAAATAACCAGTCTCGATCTGCAAAAATTATTTATTAAACTTACAAATGAGGAGTAA
- a CDS encoding TetR/AcrR family transcriptional regulator encodes MKTKRQIQKEATRELILDTAYQVYADEGFGATTNKIAKEANVSHGTVFVHFPTVECLIICLLERFGSEINGQLHILSEKDESLETFLGAHINVLIRYEDFYKRLISEINSLPQEAKYVFINIQSVVSLHLNQMIERDKEKKAIKDIPMHIIFNSWLGLIHYYLTNNYLFTTGSVLTEHKDELILNYIKLIRK; translated from the coding sequence ATGAAAACGAAACGTCAGATCCAAAAAGAAGCAACAAGAGAACTGATTTTAGATACGGCCTATCAAGTGTATGCAGATGAAGGGTTTGGTGCCACAACCAATAAAATAGCAAAAGAAGCGAACGTTTCTCACGGAACCGTTTTTGTCCATTTTCCAACAGTAGAGTGTCTCATTATTTGCTTACTTGAACGGTTTGGTTCTGAAATTAATGGGCAGTTGCATATCCTCTCGGAAAAGGATGAAAGTCTAGAGACCTTTCTAGGAGCACACATTAATGTTCTGATCCGTTATGAAGACTTTTATAAAAGGCTTATTTCCGAAATTAACAGTTTGCCCCAAGAAGCAAAATATGTATTCATTAATATCCAATCAGTGGTTTCGCTTCATCTGAATCAGATGATTGAACGTGATAAAGAAAAAAAGGCAATCAAAGATATACCGATGCATATAATTTTTAACAGTTGGTTAGGTCTAATCCACTATTATCTTACCAATAACTATCTTTTTACAACAGGTTCAGTATTAACTGAGCATAAGGATGAATTGATTTTAAATTATATAAAATTAATTAGAAAATGA
- a CDS encoding GntR family transcriptional regulator, producing MQINFEDERPIFVQIADGIEDAILTGAFEESGQIPSITELSVSYKINPATALKGISILVDEGIIFKKRGVGMFVAPGAVSKLRDKRKELFFDHYIKKLIEEAKKLGITNEEILGMVERGYKE from the coding sequence TTGCAAATAAATTTCGAAGATGAACGCCCGATTTTTGTTCAAATTGCCGACGGTATTGAAGACGCCATCTTAACTGGTGCATTTGAGGAAAGCGGCCAGATTCCCTCCATAACTGAATTGTCGGTCAGTTATAAAATCAATCCGGCGACGGCGCTTAAGGGTATATCGATCTTGGTTGACGAAGGCATTATTTTTAAAAAGCGCGGCGTGGGCATGTTTGTCGCTCCCGGTGCGGTTTCAAAGTTGCGGGACAAACGCAAAGAATTATTTTTCGATCATTATATTAAAAAACTCATCGAGGAAGCTAAAAAATTAGGTATAACCAATGAAGAAATTCTGGGAATGGTAGAAAGAGGTTACAAGGAATGA
- a CDS encoding zinc ribbon domain-containing protein, with protein sequence MKTCIACGMPMKKESDFAMGDTSKDYCVYCANSDGSMQSFEEKKQSLINFTIKTQGLDQSVAEKAAENMMRQLPAWKECF encoded by the coding sequence ATGAAAACCTGTATAGCATGTGGAATGCCAATGAAGAAAGAAAGTGATTTTGCCATGGGCGACACAAGTAAGGATTATTGTGTCTATTGTGCAAATTCAGATGGTTCGATGCAATCATTTGAAGAAAAGAAGCAGAGCCTGATTAATTTCACCATCAAAACCCAGGGGCTTGATCAAAGTGTCGCAGAAAAGGCGGCAGAGAATATGATGCGCCAATTGCCGGCATGGAAAGAGTGTTTCTAG
- a CDS encoding GIY-YIG nuclease family protein → MSQLEQKLKQIPPLPGVYKMLDANGQIIYVGKSKCLKKRVKSYFSKSPKQPKIERMIFFIADIDFIVTDTHLEARLLECQLIKEIKPYFNSQMKNDRRYFYLKLANSDHSHAMSIVLERVDDTFGPFRRKQLIQSLIDSLTHLFPIVHIHNSYAFTYHTLPEMMSPEDFIKNRQTLIQIFSEETNMHCLINRLKLCMNEEAAQYHYERASTYRDLITGLTYISHVLHDYKNLLTRDILLKIPVQDGAKLFYISKSKIILKKYFSTLTQTEIDTFIAEGLKTKSAIVSKWNEKAEVDFQNILFSEIQSLPEEWILN, encoded by the coding sequence ATGAGCCAGTTAGAGCAAAAACTAAAACAAATCCCACCGCTTCCCGGTGTTTATAAGATGTTGGATGCCAACGGTCAAATTATTTATGTCGGCAAAAGTAAATGTCTGAAGAAAAGAGTGAAATCCTATTTCTCAAAATCGCCTAAACAACCAAAAATCGAAAGAATGATTTTCTTTATTGCCGACATCGATTTTATTGTCACGGATACCCATTTAGAAGCCCGGCTACTTGAATGTCAGCTGATCAAGGAGATTAAGCCTTATTTCAATTCGCAAATGAAAAATGACCGACGGTATTTTTATCTCAAGCTTGCCAATTCCGACCATTCTCATGCGATGTCGATTGTGCTGGAACGAGTAGACGATACTTTTGGCCCATTTCGCAGAAAACAATTGATTCAATCACTAATCGATTCACTCACGCATCTCTTTCCAATTGTTCACATTCATAACAGCTACGCGTTTACCTATCATACGCTGCCTGAAATGATGAGCCCCGAAGATTTTATCAAAAATAGACAGACATTGATTCAGATCTTTTCAGAAGAGACTAATATGCACTGTTTAATTAATCGATTGAAGCTTTGTATGAATGAAGAGGCTGCTCAGTACCATTATGAAAGAGCCTCCACCTACCGGGATCTTATTACTGGGTTGACCTATATCAGTCATGTTCTTCATGATTATAAAAATCTTTTAACAAGGGATATCCTTTTAAAAATACCAGTTCAGGACGGCGCAAAACTCTTTTATATTTCAAAGAGTAAAATAATACTAAAAAAATATTTTTCAACGCTTACGCAGACAGAAATTGATACCTTTATAGCTGAAGGCCTCAAGACAAAATCTGCAATTGTTTCAAAATGGAACGAAAAAGCGGAAGTTGATTTTCAAAACATCCTCTTTTCTGAAATACAATCGCTGCCCGAAGAATGGATTTTAAATTAA